The following proteins are co-located in the Vibrio azureus genome:
- a CDS encoding OmpH family outer membrane protein, whose protein sequence is MNKMMKAAGLSLVVLSTSIFAHAAEAAQKIGYVNTAQVFQALPQREAVVQKMQKDFKGKADELKSIQKKAKSKIEKLQRDGELLGQDEVEKLRIDIAKLDSEYKVKAQALEQTSARREAEEKAKLFKTIQQAVEKVAKKKGYDMVVDTSALQYANEEYNISEDVIKSLK, encoded by the coding sequence TTGAATAAAATGATGAAAGCAGCTGGCCTCAGCCTTGTTGTACTAAGCACGTCAATCTTTGCTCATGCTGCAGAAGCGGCACAGAAGATTGGTTATGTAAACACAGCTCAGGTTTTCCAAGCGCTTCCTCAACGAGAAGCTGTTGTGCAGAAAATGCAAAAAGACTTCAAAGGCAAAGCCGATGAGTTGAAGTCTATTCAGAAAAAAGCAAAGTCAAAAATTGAAAAGCTACAGCGAGATGGTGAGCTTTTAGGTCAAGATGAAGTTGAAAAACTTCGTATTGATATTGCTAAACTTGATAGTGAATATAAAGTAAAAGCACAAGCTCTTGAGCAAACAAGTGCTCGTCGTGAAGCCGAAGAAAAAGCTAAACTCTTTAAGACTATTCAACAAGCTGTTGAAAAGGTAGCGAAGAAGAAAGGCTACGATATGGTTGTTGATACATCAGCGCTGCAATACGCGAACGAAGAGTACAATATCTCAGAAGATGTGATTAAATCGCTAAAATAA
- a CDS encoding phosphatidate cytidylyltransferase, whose translation MKQRIITALILAPLVILGIFQLPLIGFIIALTAITLLGFWEWTQFTHNRSRLLALIPALIITGLSFFVIPSDPESLNQFSTSHYAILAFGSMWWIIASGLVVTYPKSTCCWQNNNLLRHMFGFLTLLPFLWAVIFLRATDITVDPYHGAKLVLYVCFLVWAADSGAYFAGKSLGKHKMAPKVSPNKTIEGLIGGLIAALLVGYFFADWFNIHFSSTVNMIVITSVTVVISVLGDLAESMFKRVSGIKDSSNIIPGHGGILDRIDSLTAAFPVFAFLYYVL comes from the coding sequence TTGAAACAAAGAATAATTACAGCGCTAATTTTAGCGCCTTTAGTCATCTTAGGTATTTTTCAACTGCCTTTGATTGGCTTCATTATCGCACTGACTGCGATTACCCTATTAGGTTTTTGGGAGTGGACTCAATTTACGCATAATCGCTCCCGTCTGCTTGCGCTCATTCCAGCGTTAATCATAACCGGCTTGAGCTTTTTTGTTATTCCATCAGATCCTGAGAGCCTCAATCAATTCTCTACCTCCCATTATGCAATATTAGCGTTTGGCTCTATGTGGTGGATCATCGCGAGTGGATTGGTTGTGACGTATCCTAAATCCACTTGTTGTTGGCAAAATAATAACCTGTTGCGACACATGTTTGGTTTTTTGACCTTATTACCTTTTTTATGGGCTGTTATTTTTCTTCGAGCGACTGATATCACAGTAGATCCATACCACGGCGCAAAACTTGTTCTATATGTTTGCTTCTTGGTATGGGCTGCAGACAGCGGTGCTTACTTTGCTGGTAAAAGCCTAGGTAAGCATAAGATGGCTCCCAAGGTTAGCCCAAATAAGACAATTGAAGGCTTAATTGGTGGCTTGATCGCGGCACTTTTGGTTGGTTATTTCTTTGCAGATTGGTTCAATATTCACTTTAGTAGTACAGTGAATATGATCGTTATTACCTCTGTGACCGTGGTGATCTCTGTTCTTGGTGATTTAGCTGAAAGTATGTTCAAGCGAGTATCCGGTATAAAAGACAGCAGCAATATTATTCCTGGCCACGGTGGAATTCTTGACCGAATCGATAGTCTAACAGCGGCATTCCCAGTATTTGCATTCCTTTATTACGTACTTTAA
- the lpxD gene encoding UDP-3-O-(3-hydroxymyristoyl)glucosamine N-acyltransferase, whose protein sequence is MKTLTLAELAKITGGELFGDDSVVVSRVAPMDKAQEGDVTFLSNPKYAKHLADCQATVVMVKADHKDQCVGNALVVADPYIAFARVVQAMDTTPKPADEIAPSAVIAADVKMGANVTVGANAVIETGVELGDNVSIGAGCFIGKNAKLGNNTKLWANVTVYHEVSMGDDCLVQSGTVIGSDGFGYANDNGEWIKIPQLGSVRIGNRVEIGACTTIDRGALEDTIIEDNVILDNQLQIAHNVQIGYGTVMPGGTIVAGSTKIGKYCQIGGASVLNGHISIADGVAITGMGMVMRSIEEKGLYSSGIPLQTNREWRKTATRVHRIDEMNKRLKAVEKRLEPKEES, encoded by the coding sequence ATGAAGACACTTACATTAGCCGAATTGGCCAAAATTACAGGTGGTGAGCTTTTCGGCGACGACTCTGTCGTTGTCAGTCGTGTTGCCCCAATGGATAAAGCTCAGGAAGGGGATGTGACCTTCTTGTCTAACCCTAAATACGCAAAACACCTTGCTGATTGTCAAGCGACAGTTGTGATGGTGAAAGCCGATCACAAAGATCAATGTGTGGGTAACGCATTGGTTGTGGCTGACCCTTACATTGCTTTTGCTCGAGTAGTACAAGCAATGGACACGACGCCAAAGCCAGCTGACGAGATCGCGCCAAGTGCCGTTATCGCAGCAGACGTGAAGATGGGTGCTAACGTAACCGTCGGTGCTAATGCCGTAATTGAAACGGGTGTAGAGCTGGGCGATAACGTAAGCATTGGCGCAGGTTGTTTTATCGGTAAGAATGCCAAGCTTGGTAATAATACCAAGCTATGGGCTAATGTGACTGTCTATCATGAAGTGTCAATGGGCGATGATTGTCTCGTGCAATCTGGTACTGTTATCGGCTCTGATGGGTTCGGCTATGCTAACGATAACGGTGAATGGATCAAAATTCCTCAGCTGGGATCGGTACGTATTGGCAACCGTGTAGAAATTGGCGCGTGTACGACGATCGACCGCGGAGCGCTAGAAGATACGATAATCGAAGACAACGTGATCCTTGATAACCAACTTCAAATCGCTCATAACGTTCAGATCGGATATGGTACGGTAATGCCCGGTGGTACAATTGTCGCTGGCAGTACAAAAATTGGTAAGTACTGTCAAATCGGCGGCGCGTCGGTTCTTAACGGCCATATTTCAATTGCAGATGGTGTTGCGATTACTGGAATGGGCATGGTAATGCGAAGCATTGAAGAAAAAGGCTTGTATTCATCAGGTATCCCTTTACAGACCAATCGTGAGTGGCGTAAGACCGCCACCCGTGTTCATCGAATTGATGAGATGAATAAGCGGCTGAAAGCGGTTGAAAAACGGTTAGAACCGAAAGAAGAATCATAA
- the rseP gene encoding sigma E protease regulator RseP, whose product MSSILWNLASFIVALGILVAVHEFGHFWVARRCGVKVEKFSIGFGKSIWSKVGKDGTEYSLSMIPLGGYVKMVDSRVDEVPENERHLAFDQKPLWKRTAIVAAGPIFNFLFAIFAYWLVFLIGVPAVKPVIGEVTPNSIVAQAGIESGMELKSISGIKTPDWESVNMGFVSHIGDDSMTVTLSSKDEVGSDVTKTLDIRDWKFDPETQSTMQSLGFKPYTPEVYTELANVTQGGAGDKAGLQAGDKLLKINGVSISHWNDVVEAIRSHPMKPIELTIERQGNQQLLSLTPDSRELADKQVIGFAGIAPEVAEWPEQYRFELQFGVFESIGKAIDKTGQVIGLTISMLKKLIVGDVGLNNLSGPISIAKGAGATADYGLVYFLGFLALISVNLGIINLVPLPMLDGGHLLFFAIEAVIRRPVPEKVQEMGFRVGGAIIFSLMALALFNDFTRL is encoded by the coding sequence ATGTCGAGTATTTTGTGGAATTTGGCTTCTTTTATCGTTGCTCTTGGCATCTTGGTCGCTGTGCATGAGTTTGGCCACTTTTGGGTTGCTCGTCGCTGTGGAGTGAAAGTTGAAAAATTTTCTATCGGCTTTGGTAAGTCAATTTGGAGCAAAGTAGGTAAAGACGGTACAGAGTACAGTCTATCGATGATCCCGCTTGGGGGTTATGTAAAGATGGTCGATAGCCGAGTCGATGAGGTGCCAGAAAATGAACGTCATCTTGCTTTCGACCAAAAACCGCTTTGGAAGCGAACGGCGATCGTTGCTGCTGGTCCTATCTTTAACTTTTTGTTTGCTATTTTTGCTTATTGGTTGGTTTTTCTGATCGGGGTACCCGCAGTTAAACCTGTTATCGGTGAGGTAACACCAAACTCAATTGTTGCTCAGGCAGGAATTGAGTCTGGAATGGAACTAAAGTCAATCTCAGGTATCAAAACTCCAGATTGGGAATCGGTTAACATGGGCTTCGTGTCTCACATTGGTGATGACTCGATGACGGTGACGCTGTCTTCTAAAGATGAAGTCGGCTCAGATGTGACAAAAACGCTTGATATTCGTGACTGGAAATTTGATCCAGAAACACAATCAACAATGCAGTCTTTAGGTTTTAAGCCCTATACTCCTGAAGTTTATACCGAATTGGCGAATGTCACCCAGGGTGGTGCAGGGGACAAGGCTGGTCTTCAAGCAGGAGATAAACTGCTAAAAATTAATGGCGTTAGCATTTCCCATTGGAATGATGTGGTAGAGGCAATTCGTTCTCATCCAATGAAACCCATTGAACTGACAATCGAACGTCAAGGCAACCAACAACTGTTGAGCCTAACTCCGGACAGTCGTGAACTTGCAGATAAGCAAGTTATTGGCTTTGCCGGTATTGCGCCTGAAGTGGCTGAATGGCCTGAGCAGTATCGTTTTGAGTTGCAGTTTGGTGTATTTGAATCCATTGGTAAGGCCATTGATAAAACAGGCCAAGTGATAGGTTTGACAATCAGTATGCTGAAAAAGCTGATTGTCGGTGATGTAGGTTTGAATAACCTAAGTGGGCCAATATCGATTGCGAAAGGCGCTGGAGCGACCGCAGATTATGGTTTGGTCTATTTTTTAGGTTTTCTGGCCCTGATCAGTGTTAACTTAGGTATTATTAATCTCGTTCCTTTACCTATGCTAGATGGTGGACATCTTCTGTTCTTTGCAATAGAAGCGGTTATTCGACGTCCCGTTCCAGAAAAAGTACAGGAAATGGGATTCCGAGTTGGTGGTGCTATTATCTTCTCGCTCATGGCGTTAGCGCTATTTAATGATTTTACTCGTCTGTGA
- the pyrH gene encoding UMP kinase produces the protein MTTNPKPAYQRILLKLSGEALQGEEGFGIDPAVLDRMAQEVKELVELGVQVGVVIGGGNLFRGAGLAEAGMNRVVGDHMGMLATVMNGLAMRDALHRAYVNARVMSAIPLKGVCDDYNWADAIRELRQGRVVIFSAGTGNPFFTTDSAACLRGIEIEADVVLKATKVDGVFTADPVANPDAELYDKLSYTEVLDKELKVMDLAAFTLARDHKMPIRVFNMNKPGALRRVVMGEAEGTLINADA, from the coding sequence ATGACTACGAACCCTAAACCTGCGTATCAACGTATTCTATTAAAACTGAGTGGTGAAGCTCTTCAAGGTGAAGAAGGTTTTGGTATTGACCCTGCGGTTCTTGACCGTATGGCTCAAGAAGTAAAAGAGCTGGTAGAGCTGGGTGTTCAAGTTGGTGTCGTGATTGGTGGTGGTAACCTGTTCCGTGGTGCTGGTTTGGCTGAAGCGGGCATGAATCGCGTAGTCGGTGACCATATGGGCATGTTAGCAACAGTAATGAACGGCCTAGCAATGCGTGATGCACTTCATCGTGCGTATGTAAACGCTCGTGTAATGTCTGCCATTCCTCTAAAAGGTGTGTGTGATGACTACAACTGGGCTGATGCTATCCGTGAACTTCGCCAAGGCCGTGTTGTAATCTTCTCTGCAGGTACAGGTAACCCATTCTTCACTACAGATTCAGCGGCATGCTTACGTGGTATTGAAATTGAAGCTGATGTAGTTCTAAAAGCGACAAAAGTTGATGGTGTATTTACCGCTGACCCGGTAGCAAACCCAGACGCAGAACTGTATGATAAGCTTTCTTATACAGAAGTACTGGATAAAGAGTTGAAAGTAATGGATTTGGCAGCATTCACTCTTGCTCGTGATCATAAAATGCCAATCCGTGTATTTAACATGAACAAACCAGGCGCACTACGTCGTGTGGTTATGGGTGAAGCGGAAGGAACGCTGATCAACGCTGACGCATAA
- a CDS encoding isoprenyl transferase, giving the protein MQNSQVVSDSLPQHIAIIMDGNGRWAKSKGKPRVFGHKKGVNAVRKTVSTASKLGIKAMTLFAFSSENWRRPEEEVGLLMELFIAVLSSEVKKLHKNNLQLRVIGDISRFSDRLQRKIAEAEALTANNTGMVINVAANYGGKWDITQATKALAVKVQSGEISPKDINEELITQNLTMADLPEVDLLIRTSGECRISNFMLWQMAYAEMYFTSEYWPDFDEDSLVEAVTWFINRERRFGCTGEQVKAFMAAQ; this is encoded by the coding sequence ATGCAAAATTCTCAAGTCGTCTCTGACTCTCTTCCTCAACACATTGCCATTATTATGGACGGTAACGGGCGCTGGGCTAAATCCAAAGGGAAGCCACGTGTCTTCGGTCATAAAAAAGGTGTCAATGCGGTTCGTAAAACTGTTTCAACTGCGTCTAAACTTGGTATTAAGGCGATGACGTTATTCGCATTTAGCAGTGAAAATTGGCGTCGCCCAGAAGAAGAAGTCGGCCTACTCATGGAACTCTTCATCGCTGTGTTATCGAGTGAAGTGAAGAAGTTACATAAAAACAACCTACAACTACGGGTGATCGGTGATATCAGCCGATTCAGTGATCGACTTCAACGTAAAATTGCGGAAGCCGAAGCACTAACAGCAAACAACACCGGAATGGTGATTAATGTTGCTGCTAACTATGGCGGTAAGTGGGATATCACACAGGCAACCAAGGCACTGGCAGTAAAAGTGCAAAGTGGTGAAATTAGCCCAAAAGATATTAATGAAGAACTGATCACTCAGAATTTAACGATGGCGGATTTGCCAGAAGTTGATCTACTGATTCGCACCAGTGGTGAGTGTCGCATTAGCAATTTTATGCTTTGGCAAATGGCGTATGCTGAAATGTACTTTACTTCAGAATACTGGCCGGACTTTGACGAAGACAGTTTAGTTGAAGCTGTTACATGGTTTATCAACCGAGAGCGCCGTTTTGGCTGTACAGGTGAGCAAGTAAAAGCATTTATGGCTGCTCAATAA
- the ispC gene encoding 1-deoxy-D-xylulose-5-phosphate reductoisomerase: MQKLTILGATGSIGASTLKVVEQNPERFSILALAASTNVEKMAILCRQWQPKYAVMADKDAALALKAELATLSPTTEVLGGVEALCHVASLEEVDSVMAAIVGAAGLLPTMAAVKAGKRILLANKEALVMSGQLFIDAIEESGAELLPVDSEHNAIFQCLPEQAQTTLGRCHLDDYGISQILLTGSGGPFRYTDISQLSSVTPAQAIAHPNWSMGPKISVDSATMMNKGLEYIEAKWLFNATREQLKVVIHPQSVIHSMVQYRDGSVLAQMGEQDMATPIALTMSYPERINAGVKPLDFTQVGELTFLQPDFARYPCLQLAMDACYEGQHATTALNAANEVAVDAFLNQRIGFTDIAQVNEAVLNKITASHNTKKTNSLESLIELDRMSRMIALEFLRERK, encoded by the coding sequence ATGCAAAAATTAACGATTCTTGGTGCGACAGGATCAATTGGTGCAAGCACACTTAAAGTGGTTGAACAAAATCCAGAACGCTTTTCTATTTTGGCTTTGGCAGCGAGTACCAATGTTGAAAAAATGGCAATACTTTGTCGTCAGTGGCAGCCTAAATATGCGGTAATGGCAGATAAAGATGCGGCGTTGGCACTCAAAGCAGAACTCGCGACTTTATCGCCCACTACAGAAGTATTAGGCGGGGTTGAAGCGCTTTGCCATGTCGCTTCATTGGAAGAAGTCGATAGCGTTATGGCAGCAATAGTCGGTGCTGCAGGATTGCTCCCAACGATGGCCGCAGTTAAAGCCGGAAAGCGTATTTTGTTAGCTAACAAAGAAGCGCTTGTGATGTCCGGACAGCTGTTTATTGATGCGATAGAAGAGAGTGGAGCAGAGCTTTTACCTGTCGACAGTGAGCATAATGCGATTTTCCAATGCTTGCCCGAGCAAGCTCAGACCACGCTGGGGCGATGTCATTTAGATGATTACGGTATTTCTCAGATCTTACTTACTGGCTCTGGTGGACCGTTTAGATATACTGACATCAGTCAGTTGAGTAGTGTGACGCCCGCTCAAGCGATTGCTCATCCTAACTGGTCGATGGGGCCAAAAATCTCGGTTGATTCTGCAACCATGATGAACAAAGGCTTAGAGTACATAGAAGCGAAATGGCTCTTTAATGCGACCCGTGAGCAATTGAAAGTGGTCATTCATCCTCAATCTGTGATTCATTCAATGGTGCAATATCGTGATGGTTCTGTACTGGCTCAAATGGGTGAGCAAGACATGGCCACGCCGATTGCTCTTACGATGTCTTACCCTGAACGCATCAATGCTGGAGTCAAGCCTCTCGACTTTACTCAAGTTGGCGAGCTTACTTTTTTACAACCTGATTTTGCGCGTTACCCATGCCTGCAACTGGCCATGGATGCATGTTATGAAGGTCAGCATGCAACGACAGCGTTAAATGCTGCTAATGAAGTCGCTGTTGATGCATTTCTGAATCAACGTATTGGCTTTACAGATATTGCTCAGGTCAATGAGGCTGTTTTGAACAAAATTACTGCAAGCCATAACACAAAGAAAACGAATAGCTTGGAAAGCTTGATAGAGCTGGATAGAATGTCGCGAATGATTGCTTTAGAATTTTTGCGAGAGCGTAAATAA
- the bamA gene encoding outer membrane protein assembly factor BamA, with protein sequence MAIKRILFASLLATSVSASGAENFVVEDIEIDGLQRVALGAALLKMPVRIGDTVDQGDVAEIIRALYASGNFDDVKVLRDGDVLVVQVKERPTIASVSFSGNKAIKDEQLQENLNASGIREGEALDRTTLSNIEKGLEDFYYSVGKYNATVKAVVTPLPRNRSDLKFVFTEGVSAKIQQINFIGNEVFSDDQLLSRFNLNVDVPWWNFLADEKYQKQVLAGDIEALRSYYLDRGYLKFNVDSTQVAISPDKKGVYITLGLDEGDIYTVKDVKFRGDLNGQDAVFEEMIPFAANEVYNGSQVTSLEEGIKRVLGESGYAYPQVNTIPEFDDEEKQVSLLVNVDPGNRIYVRDIRFTGNNATKDEVLRREMRQMEGSWLNSKSIEMGKTRLNRLGYFESVEVQTVRVPGTDDQVDLVYVVKEANSGSVNFAVGYGTESGVSFQVGLQQDNFAGTGNRVGINAMMNDYQKNLSLDYRDPYFTLDGVSLGGKIFYDEFEASEAGIVDYTNQSYGTSLTWGFPVNELNRLEFGIGYTHNKIGNLSPYMQIEKFLEAYEDKRDSDGSFNVNDFDINLAWTRNNLNRGYFPTAGNLQNASYKMTVPGSDVQYFKMQYDVRQYIPLTEKHEFTLLLRGRLGYGNGYGETNGHDNLFPFYENFYAGGFSTLRGFGSNSAGPKAVYRNNVNTNNGTFSATDDSVGGNAMALASMELIVPLPFVSEETRSQLRTSVFYDMASVWDTEFDYNSAGADFGKQYYYDYSDPTNYRSSYGVALQWISPMGPLVFSLAKPIKKYDGDDEEFFTFTIGRTF encoded by the coding sequence ATGGCGATTAAGCGAATTTTGTTTGCAAGTTTACTGGCAACCAGTGTATCTGCAAGCGGAGCAGAGAACTTCGTAGTTGAAGATATTGAAATCGATGGATTGCAACGAGTGGCACTTGGTGCTGCGTTGCTGAAAATGCCCGTTCGTATTGGTGATACTGTTGATCAAGGCGATGTGGCTGAGATTATACGTGCTTTATACGCATCGGGTAATTTTGATGATGTGAAAGTATTGCGTGATGGCGATGTGTTAGTCGTTCAAGTTAAAGAGCGTCCTACCATTGCTAGCGTTTCGTTCTCAGGCAACAAAGCAATTAAAGATGAACAACTGCAAGAGAACCTAAATGCTTCGGGCATCCGTGAAGGTGAAGCTCTTGATCGAACGACACTCAGCAACATCGAAAAAGGTTTGGAAGACTTTTACTACAGCGTTGGTAAGTATAACGCGACAGTAAAAGCGGTTGTGACTCCTTTGCCACGAAACCGCTCTGACCTAAAGTTTGTCTTTACCGAAGGGGTATCTGCCAAAATTCAGCAGATAAACTTTATTGGTAATGAAGTCTTTTCTGATGATCAGCTTCTTTCACGTTTTAACCTAAACGTAGACGTACCATGGTGGAACTTTCTAGCCGATGAAAAATACCAGAAGCAAGTTCTTGCTGGTGATATTGAAGCATTACGCTCGTACTACCTTGATCGCGGCTATTTAAAATTTAATGTCGACTCTACTCAAGTGGCGATCTCTCCTGATAAGAAGGGTGTGTATATCACGCTTGGCTTGGATGAAGGGGATATCTACACAGTAAAAGACGTAAAATTCCGCGGTGATTTAAACGGTCAAGATGCCGTCTTTGAGGAAATGATACCGTTTGCTGCTAATGAGGTTTATAACGGTTCCCAGGTTACTTCACTTGAAGAAGGGATTAAACGTGTTCTTGGTGAATCAGGCTATGCTTACCCTCAAGTGAATACCATTCCTGAATTCGATGACGAAGAAAAACAAGTTTCATTGCTTGTTAATGTCGACCCGGGTAACCGTATTTACGTACGCGATATTCGCTTTACCGGTAACAATGCCACTAAAGATGAAGTACTTCGTCGTGAAATGCGCCAAATGGAAGGCAGTTGGTTAAACTCTAAATCAATTGAAATGGGTAAGACTCGCCTTAACCGCCTTGGTTACTTCGAAAGTGTTGAAGTACAGACTGTTCGTGTACCAGGTACAGACGATCAAGTGGATCTTGTTTACGTGGTCAAAGAAGCGAACTCTGGTAGTGTCAACTTTGCTGTTGGCTACGGAACCGAATCCGGCGTGAGTTTCCAAGTTGGCCTTCAACAAGATAACTTTGCAGGAACGGGTAACCGCGTTGGCATTAATGCCATGATGAACGACTACCAGAAAAACCTGAGTCTAGATTACCGTGATCCTTATTTCACCTTAGACGGTGTAAGTTTAGGTGGTAAGATATTCTACGATGAATTCGAGGCTTCAGAAGCCGGTATCGTCGATTACACCAACCAAAGTTACGGCACTAGCTTGACCTGGGGTTTCCCTGTTAACGAATTAAATCGTCTTGAGTTTGGTATCGGTTATACCCATAACAAGATTGGTAATCTGTCACCTTACATGCAGATAGAAAAGTTCCTTGAAGCTTATGAAGACAAACGAGATTCAGATGGCTCGTTTAACGTCAATGACTTTGATATCAATCTCGCTTGGACGCGCAATAACCTAAACCGAGGCTATTTCCCGACCGCTGGTAACCTGCAAAATGCGTCATACAAAATGACGGTTCCTGGCTCTGATGTACAATACTTTAAAATGCAGTATGATGTACGTCAGTATATACCTCTGACTGAGAAGCACGAATTTACACTCCTATTACGTGGTCGTTTAGGATATGGTAACGGCTATGGAGAAACGAATGGGCACGATAACTTGTTCCCATTCTATGAAAACTTCTATGCTGGTGGCTTTAGCACATTACGAGGCTTCGGTTCCAACTCAGCAGGCCCGAAAGCGGTTTATCGTAATAACGTTAATACCAACAATGGTACATTTAGTGCGACCGATGATTCTGTTGGCGGAAACGCAATGGCATTGGCAAGTATGGAACTGATTGTACCGCTTCCATTCGTGTCTGAAGAAACACGCAGTCAACTTCGTACCAGTGTATTCTACGATATGGCAAGTGTTTGGGATACTGAGTTTGACTACAACAGCGCAGGTGCTGATTTTGGTAAACAGTATTACTACGATTACTCAGATCCAACCAATTACCGCTCATCTTATGGTGTAGCGTTACAATGGATATCTCCAATGGGGCCACTAGTCTTCTCGCTAGCGAAACCGATTAAGAAATACGATGGTGATGATGAAGAGTTCTTCACATTTACTATTGGTAGAACCTTCTAA
- the fabZ gene encoding 3-hydroxyacyl-ACP dehydratase FabZ, with the protein MTTEKNTMNISEIQELLPHRYPFLLIDRVIDFQKEQYLHAIKNVSVNEPQFTGHFPQLPVFPGVLILEAMAQATGLLAFKSFGAPKENELYYFASVDGAKFRKPVVPGDQMVIEVEFLKERRGIAAFKGVAKVDGEVVCSAELKCARREF; encoded by the coding sequence TTGACTACTGAAAAGAACACGATGAATATTTCTGAAATCCAAGAACTATTGCCTCATCGCTACCCATTCTTGTTGATTGACCGTGTGATTGATTTTCAAAAAGAGCAATACCTTCATGCGATCAAAAATGTATCAGTTAACGAGCCTCAGTTCACCGGTCATTTTCCACAACTTCCTGTTTTTCCAGGTGTGTTAATTCTCGAAGCAATGGCACAGGCAACAGGATTATTGGCATTTAAATCTTTTGGTGCTCCAAAAGAAAATGAGTTGTACTACTTTGCAAGTGTCGATGGTGCTAAGTTCCGCAAACCGGTAGTACCCGGTGATCAAATGGTTATCGAAGTCGAGTTTTTGAAAGAGCGCCGTGGCATTGCTGCATTTAAAGGTGTAGCAAAAGTTGATGGCGAAGTGGTATGTTCAGCTGAGTTGAAGTGTGCTCGTCGAGAGTTTTAA
- the frr gene encoding ribosome recycling factor — MINEIKQDAQERMDKSVEALKNNLSKVRTGRAHPSLLSGISVEYYGASTPLNQIANVVAEDARTLAITVFDKELTQKVEKAIMMSDLGLNPMSAGTIIRVPLPPLTEERRKDLVKIVRGEAEGGRVAVRNIRRDANNDLKGLLKEKEISEDEDRKAQDEIQKLTDLAVKKIDEVLAAKEKELMEV, encoded by the coding sequence GTGATTAACGAAATCAAACAAGACGCGCAAGAGCGCATGGATAAAAGCGTTGAAGCGCTAAAAAACAACCTTTCTAAAGTTCGTACTGGCCGTGCTCACCCAAGCCTATTATCTGGCATTTCAGTAGAATACTACGGTGCATCAACGCCTTTAAATCAAATTGCTAACGTAGTTGCGGAAGACGCACGTACTCTAGCAATCACAGTGTTCGACAAAGAGCTGACTCAAAAAGTTGAAAAAGCGATCATGATGTCTGACCTTGGCCTAAACCCAATGTCTGCGGGTACTATCATTCGCGTTCCACTTCCACCGTTAACAGAAGAGCGTCGTAAAGATCTTGTTAAGATTGTACGTGGTGAAGCTGAAGGTGGTCGTGTTGCAGTGCGTAACATTCGCCGTGATGCTAACAATGATCTTAAAGGTCTTTTGAAAGAAAAAGAGATTTCTGAAGACGAAGATCGCAAAGCGCAAGATGAGATCCAAAAGCTGACAGACCTAGCAGTTAAAAAGATCGATGAAGTACTTGCTGCGAAAGAAAAAGAGTTGATGGAAGTTTAA